In a single window of the Gammaproteobacteria bacterium genome:
- the truB gene encoding tRNA pseudouridine(55) synthase TruB: protein MNKPRSNRRAVNGILLLDKPEGMSSNAALQIVKRLFEANKAGHTGSLDPLASGMLPICFGEATKFSQFLLEADKYYRVTAKLGIKTTTGDREGEVVCQRSIPTITADLLHSLFNQFAGSIEQVPSMFSAIKHNGQPLYKLARQGIEIPRESRQVTIHELILLEAGSDYFSFEVRASKGTYIRTLVEDMGETLGCGAHVTQLRRLSAGPYQPEQMQTLSHLEQLQQTQSKELLDSYLLPVDSSIATWPLLPLSEAAIYYLKQGQPVIIPHAPTDGWVRLSHKNGAFIGVGEILKDGRVAPRRLVQN, encoded by the coding sequence GTGAACAAACCCCGAAGTAACAGGCGCGCTGTTAATGGTATTTTATTATTAGACAAACCCGAAGGTATGTCTTCCAATGCTGCATTGCAGATTGTGAAAAGATTATTTGAGGCCAATAAAGCTGGACATACCGGCAGCCTAGATCCCTTGGCCAGTGGTATGCTGCCTATCTGTTTTGGCGAGGCCACCAAGTTCAGTCAATTTTTATTGGAAGCGGATAAATATTACCGAGTCACCGCAAAATTAGGTATTAAAACGACTACTGGAGACCGTGAAGGCGAAGTGGTGTGCCAACGCTCCATACCTACGATTACCGCAGATTTGTTGCATTCGCTGTTTAACCAATTTGCCGGCTCTATTGAACAAGTGCCCTCTATGTTTTCGGCGATCAAACACAACGGACAACCTTTATATAAATTAGCACGTCAAGGCATAGAAATACCGCGTGAATCACGCCAAGTTACTATTCATGAACTTATACTGCTTGAGGCCGGTAGCGATTATTTCAGCTTTGAAGTACGCGCAAGCAAAGGCACCTATATTCGTACCCTAGTTGAAGACATGGGAGAAACTTTAGGCTGTGGTGCGCATGTCACCCAACTACGCCGCTTAAGCGCCGGACCCTACCAGCCTGAGCAAATGCAAACTTTGTCCCACCTGGAACAACTACAACAGACACAATCTAAAGAGCTACTGGATTCCTATTTACTGCCGGTTGATAGCTCCATCGCCACTTGGCCACTCTTGCCCTTATCAGAAGCGGCAATTTATTATCTAAAACAAGGACAGCCCGTTATCATCCCCCATGCTCCCACCGACGGCTGGGTGCGCCTATCACATAAAAATGGCGCTTTTATCGGGGTAGGTGAAATTCTCAAAGATGGACGAGTTGCGCCTCGTCGGCTGGTGCAGAATTGA
- the rbfA gene encoding 30S ribosome-binding factor RbfA, with protein sequence MSHTSFNRMQRIADQIQRELAVLLTTKAHDPRFHTVSITAVDVSPDMANATVLISQLDEQHIQATLAALNKAAGFLRYELAHTLNLRITPKLHFIYDESISKADRIDRLINQAIQEEEAKGENKGEQTPK encoded by the coding sequence ATGAGTCATACTTCTTTTAACCGCATGCAACGCATAGCGGATCAAATTCAACGCGAATTAGCCGTATTACTCACTACCAAAGCACATGATCCTCGCTTTCATACAGTGTCCATCACAGCGGTAGATGTTTCACCTGACATGGCAAATGCCACTGTGCTCATCAGCCAATTGGACGAACAACATATTCAAGCCACATTAGCTGCTCTCAACAAAGCAGCTGGCTTTCTACGCTATGAATTAGCACATACACTCAACTTAAGAATCACCCCTAAATTACATTTTATTTATGACGAATCAATCAGCAAAGCAGATCGAATTGATCGCTTAATCAATCAAGCCATCCAAGAAGAGGAAGCTAAAGGAGAAAACAAAGGTGAACAAACCCCGAAGTAA
- the infB gene encoding translation initiation factor IF-2 has translation MAEVTVRQFAKSIGITTEDRLERLLMSLQKIGIVVNNADEPLTLTGEQKRTLLASFKSGQSKIVATPSPAAEKITYTETKVDSLRQPGKPSTSAVPVIIRRKKSVVVEQKAIPPVPTPEPTPSPIPEIPTETIAEKPEAPQTESIGPIEAPVEIQAEQLTETKTTAAIETAPTRAQEPKPTKAPVYEAEDKKRTKKKKERRTERHGAHEIPRGDEEELEYHPRHRRGPKKAQAVGAGASLTREHGFSKPTAPLIREVIIPETITVADLAQKMSIKAAEVIKSMMKLGALVTINQVIDQETASIVVEEMGHKPKLLNINALEESLQLESEEEQHTTTRAPVVTIMGHVDHGKTSLLDYIRRTKVTSSEAGGITQHIGAYQVNTAKGVITFLDTPGHEAFTAMRARGAKCTDLVILVVAADDGVMPQTIEAIQHAKAAKVPMIVAINKMDKPGTDPDRVRLELSKYEVISEDWGGDTMFQQISAKTGQGVDDLLDRILLQAELLELKAPVDSPARGIVIESRLDKGRGPVATILVQSGTLHKGDILLAGGEYGRVRAMIDDLGHTRDSAIPSTPVEILGLSGTPSAGDEAIAVPTEKKAREVALFRQGKYRDIKLARQRASKLENIFSQMGEGKVNALNIVLKGDVQGSVEAISDALTKLATEEVKVNIIASGVGGITESDVNLAIASSAILIGFNVRADASARKLVETEGVDLRYYSIIYNLIDEIKAALSGMLKPEYKETITGLAQVRDVFRSSKIGAIAGCLVIEGVVRRHSSIRVLRDNVVVFTGKLESLRRFKDDVNEVKSGTECGIGVKDYNDVKVGDQIEVYETQEITRQL, from the coding sequence ATGGCCGAAGTAACAGTCAGACAATTTGCTAAATCCATTGGCATTACCACCGAAGACCGGCTAGAACGGCTACTGATGTCTTTGCAGAAAATCGGCATCGTTGTCAACAATGCTGATGAACCTCTGACGCTGACCGGTGAACAAAAACGTACCTTATTGGCATCTTTTAAAAGCGGTCAAAGCAAAATTGTGGCTACTCCCTCGCCTGCTGCTGAAAAAATAACTTATACAGAAACTAAAGTGGATTCGTTACGCCAGCCCGGCAAACCTTCCACCAGTGCAGTGCCCGTCATCATCCGCCGTAAGAAATCAGTAGTAGTCGAACAAAAAGCCATTCCTCCAGTACCGACCCCAGAACCTACTCCCTCCCCTATCCCCGAAATACCGACAGAAACTATTGCTGAAAAACCAGAAGCGCCACAAACCGAATCTATAGGACCCATTGAAGCCCCAGTGGAAATTCAAGCGGAGCAACTGACAGAAACAAAAACCACTGCTGCTATTGAAACTGCTCCAACACGCGCGCAAGAACCCAAACCAACTAAAGCCCCAGTTTACGAAGCCGAAGACAAAAAACGTACTAAAAAGAAAAAAGAACGTCGGACGGAGCGACATGGCGCACATGAAATTCCCAGAGGTGATGAGGAAGAATTGGAATATCATCCCCGTCATAGAAGAGGACCTAAAAAAGCACAAGCGGTGGGTGCTGGTGCCAGCCTTACCCGTGAGCATGGCTTTTCTAAGCCCACTGCCCCTTTAATTCGTGAAGTGATTATACCTGAAACCATCACCGTAGCTGATTTAGCTCAAAAAATGTCAATTAAAGCCGCTGAAGTCATTAAATCCATGATGAAACTTGGCGCACTAGTGACGATCAATCAGGTAATAGACCAAGAAACCGCCTCCATTGTGGTTGAAGAAATGGGGCATAAACCTAAACTACTGAATATCAACGCCCTAGAAGAAAGTTTGCAACTTGAAAGTGAAGAGGAACAGCACACCACAACCCGTGCACCTGTTGTCACCATTATGGGACACGTCGATCATGGTAAAACCTCATTACTAGATTACATTCGCCGCACTAAAGTCACCAGCAGTGAAGCAGGTGGCATCACCCAGCATATAGGTGCCTACCAGGTAAATACTGCCAAAGGCGTCATCACTTTTCTGGATACGCCAGGCCATGAAGCCTTTACCGCCATGCGTGCCCGCGGCGCCAAATGTACCGACTTGGTGATTTTAGTTGTGGCCGCTGACGACGGCGTGATGCCACAAACCATAGAAGCCATTCAACACGCCAAAGCGGCCAAGGTACCCATGATCGTCGCCATTAATAAGATGGATAAACCCGGCACTGATCCAGATCGTGTGCGCCTTGAGCTGTCGAAATATGAGGTTATTTCTGAAGATTGGGGTGGTGATACCATGTTTCAGCAGATATCAGCTAAAACCGGCCAAGGCGTGGACGACCTCTTGGATAGAATACTACTGCAGGCAGAGTTGTTGGAATTAAAGGCCCCGGTTGACAGCCCAGCCCGTGGTATTGTCATTGAGTCACGACTAGATAAAGGCCGTGGACCTGTGGCAACTATTTTAGTGCAAAGCGGCACCTTGCATAAGGGTGATATTCTATTAGCAGGCGGTGAATACGGCCGTGTCCGTGCCATGATTGATGATCTCGGTCATACACGCGACAGCGCCATTCCTTCCACCCCGGTCGAAATACTTGGCTTATCAGGTACTCCTAGCGCAGGTGATGAAGCTATCGCCGTCCCCACAGAGAAAAAAGCCCGTGAAGTCGCCCTATTCCGTCAAGGGAAATACCGCGATATCAAGTTAGCTAGACAGCGCGCTTCTAAATTGGAAAATATCTTTTCACAAATGGGCGAAGGCAAGGTTAATGCGCTTAACATCGTGCTTAAAGGCGATGTGCAAGGTTCAGTTGAAGCCATCAGTGATGCATTAACGAAATTGGCCACTGAAGAAGTAAAAGTAAATATCATCGCTAGCGGTGTAGGCGGCATTACCGAGTCCGATGTCAATTTAGCCATTGCTTCTTCTGCTATTCTGATTGGCTTTAATGTCCGCGCCGATGCCAGTGCTAGAAAATTGGTAGAAACAGAAGGCGTGGATTTGCGTTATTACAGCATTATCTACAACTTGATAGACGAAATTAAAGCAGCGCTAAGTGGTATGTTAAAACCTGAATATAAAGAAACCATAACTGGTCTAGCCCAAGTAAGAGATGTCTTCCGATCCTCAAAAATTGGCGCTATTGCAGGTTGCTTAGTCATTGAGGGTGTAGTCAGACGCCATAGTTCTATTCGGGTGTTGAGAGACAATGTTGTCGTGTTCACAGGTAAACTAGAGTCTCTGCGCAGATTTAAAGATGATGTTAACGAAGTGAAAAGTGGCACCGAGTGCGGTATTGGTGTTAAAGATTATAATGATGTGAAAGTCGGCGATCAGATTGAGGTGTATGAAACACAGGAAATTACACGACAGTTGTAA
- the nusA gene encoding transcription termination factor NusA: MNKDILLIVDSLSNEKGVDKSVIFEAVEAALAAVAARRYEDDVSIRVSIDQKTGDYETFRFWTISEDPEEVEDFPGKYLLLQTAVIDHPGLVAGDVIEEPIESVEFGRIEAQQAKQVLMQKVREAERKKIEDRYQKRIGELITGVIKKATHDSIILDLGDGAEGLITRDEMIPREVVRTGDRLRGYLYAIRGDKRGPQLLISRTHPQMLAELFKIEVPEIGEQVIEIKAVARDPGSRAKIAVKTNDGRIDPIGACVGMRGARVQAVSGELGGERIDIVLWDDNPVQLVINAMAPAEVVSIMADEETKIMDVAVREDQLSQAIGRNGQNVRLASDLTGWKLNVMTAQEANEKHTAEAERLKQNFMQELNLDETIAAALVQDGYTSLDELAFAAIEEIAAIPGLDTDTANDLQDRARDLLLAKELEAQLNVSEPAQDLLDLPGMTAELAYQLANNGIITQEDLAEQAVDDISAIEGLDEQLAAKLIMAARAPWFAEDEPEKK, encoded by the coding sequence ATGAACAAAGACATCTTATTAATCGTCGATTCCTTATCCAATGAAAAAGGAGTGGACAAATCTGTTATTTTCGAGGCTGTCGAAGCCGCCCTTGCAGCAGTTGCGGCAAGACGATATGAAGATGATGTTTCAATACGCGTCTCCATAGACCAAAAAACCGGTGACTATGAAACATTCAGGTTTTGGACGATATCCGAAGATCCCGAAGAAGTCGAAGATTTCCCAGGAAAATACCTTTTGCTACAAACTGCTGTGATAGATCACCCCGGATTAGTAGCCGGTGATGTGATTGAAGAACCCATAGAATCCGTCGAATTTGGCCGAATCGAAGCCCAGCAAGCGAAACAAGTACTGATGCAAAAGGTACGCGAAGCCGAACGTAAAAAAATAGAAGACCGATATCAAAAACGCATAGGCGAACTTATCACCGGTGTCATCAAAAAAGCCACTCACGACAGTATTATTCTCGATCTTGGCGATGGTGCAGAAGGCTTAATTACTCGCGATGAAATGATTCCACGTGAAGTGGTTAGAACTGGCGATCGTTTGCGTGGCTACCTTTATGCTATACGTGGTGACAAACGTGGGCCCCAATTGTTAATCAGCCGCACCCATCCGCAAATGCTGGCAGAGCTATTCAAAATCGAAGTACCTGAAATTGGCGAACAAGTGATTGAAATCAAAGCCGTTGCCCGCGATCCAGGTTCACGCGCAAAAATCGCTGTTAAAACCAACGATGGCCGTATTGATCCCATTGGCGCCTGCGTCGGTATGCGTGGCGCTCGCGTACAAGCAGTTTCTGGCGAATTAGGTGGCGAACGCATCGATATTGTACTCTGGGATGACAACCCCGTGCAGCTGGTCATTAATGCCATGGCGCCTGCTGAAGTAGTCTCCATCATGGCTGATGAAGAAACTAAAATCATGGACGTCGCCGTGCGCGAAGATCAACTGTCACAAGCCATTGGCCGAAATGGCCAAAATGTGCGCCTAGCCAGTGATTTGACCGGATGGAAGCTGAATGTGATGACTGCACAAGAAGCCAATGAGAAACATACTGCTGAGGCTGAACGTTTAAAACAAAATTTTATGCAGGAGCTCAACCTGGATGAAACAATAGCAGCCGCACTCGTTCAAGATGGTTATACTAGCCTTGATGAACTGGCTTTTGCCGCCATTGAAGAAATAGCAGCTATACCTGGCCTGGATACAGATACTGCCAATGATCTTCAGGACAGAGCACGTGACCTACTATTGGCTAAAGAACTTGAGGCTCAGCTAAATGTATCCGAACCCGCACAAGACTTGCTGGATCTTCCAGGTATGACAGCGGAACTCGCGTACCAATTAGCCAATAACGGCATCATCACCCAAGAAGATTTGGCAGAACAGGCTGTAGATGATATCAGCGCAATTGAAGGACTCGATGAACAACTAGCTGCTAAGCTTATCATGGCCGCCCGCGCGCCATGGTTTGCCGAAGATGAACCTGAGAAAAAATAG
- the rimP gene encoding ribosome maturation factor RimP: protein MTVSSELENTIAPAISALGFELVNCAIVSEGHRKTLRVFVDNPEGGVTVDDCMRISQQISAVLDVSTLILGQYNLEVSSPGLDRLLITKAHYQRFLGRRVRIKLRNALDGRRNFSGELQGVFDTTVRIHSEDGTFDLELENIEKANLIPELRF from the coding sequence ATGACTGTTTCATCGGAGCTGGAAAATACAATTGCACCCGCCATTTCCGCTTTAGGCTTTGAGCTAGTGAATTGCGCCATTGTTTCCGAAGGTCATAGGAAAACTTTACGTGTATTTGTCGATAATCCAGAAGGGGGCGTGACCGTAGACGATTGTATGCGGATCAGCCAGCAAATCAGTGCCGTGCTGGATGTCTCAACACTCATCCTGGGACAATATAACCTTGAAGTGTCTTCTCCAGGGCTTGATCGCCTTTTAATTACAAAGGCACATTACCAACGTTTTCTAGGCAGACGGGTGCGCATCAAACTACGTAATGCACTGGATGGTAGACGCAACTTTTCCGGGGAATTGCAAGGCGTCTTTGATACCACCGTACGCATCCACTCCGAAGATGGAACGTTTGATTTAGAATTAGAAAATATTGAGAAAGCCAATCTCATACCAGAATTGAGGTTTTAG
- a CDS encoding response regulator — MIRVLLVDDHELVRTAFKLMLNDAQDFEIIGEAENGEDAIRLTRELSPDVIIMDLNMPGIGGFEAIARLLRSNPLTKILIVSARVDGLIPARLIEMGVAGYLSKQASAEQMLVAIRTVYEGGRYIDATMAENIAMFHIAPAENASPFAHLSERELQVLLMVADGMETDEIADKLCLSKKTINGYQCNLLKKLKAKTDVEAVRIAIEHGMVEI; from the coding sequence ATGATTCGAGTTTTGTTAGTGGATGACCATGAATTAGTACGCACAGCGTTTAAACTGATGCTGAATGATGCTCAGGATTTTGAGATTATTGGCGAAGCAGAAAATGGTGAAGATGCAATCCGTTTGACGCGTGAACTTTCGCCTGATGTGATTATTATGGATTTGAACATGCCAGGCATAGGTGGTTTTGAAGCTATAGCGCGGTTGCTACGCAGTAATCCATTAACCAAAATTCTGATTGTCAGTGCTCGTGTAGATGGACTTATTCCCGCACGTTTAATTGAAATGGGGGTTGCTGGGTATTTAAGTAAACAGGCAAGTGCTGAACAAATGCTAGTAGCCATTCGAACTGTATATGAGGGCGGCCGCTACATTGATGCAACTATGGCAGAAAACATTGCCATGTTTCATATTGCTCCAGCAGAAAATGCTTCGCCTTTTGCGCACTTATCGGAGCGTGAATTACAAGTTCTGCTGATGGTAGCCGACGGTATGGAGACAGATGAAATCGCTGATAAACTTTGTCTTAGTAAAAAAACAATTAATGGTTATCAATGTAATTTGTTAAAAAAGCTAAAGGCGAAAACAGATGTAGAAGCTGTTCGTATTGCCATAGAACATGGAATGGTAGAAATATAA
- a CDS encoding dicarboxylate/amino acid:cation symporter gives MQIDHKKLQSYLFLIILIVAILLGSMTGYWLGDKAVVLKPLGDIFLNLMFTVVVPLVFFSISAAIASMGELKQVWKVISNMFLTFIFTGIVAAAFMIFVVKLFPPAQGVFLKLPQTTTTTAQLPSVGEQIVNIFTVSDFMKLFSRENILALIFFSGLVGLATTTLGRKRKLVNLFLQAGTEISMKAVSYVMYYAPIGFFAYFAVLVGELGPKLLESYFRATLIYYSSALLYFIVGYSFYAYLALKTRGIKIFWKNSLVPIMTSLATCSSAASIPANLYAARTMGIPKEVFETVIPIGAILHKDGSTLGGIVKIAFLFGIFHMNFSGLPILLTALLVGLLVGTVMGAIPSGGMVAEVLILSLYGFPPQALIVIAAITILIDPPATMLNVLGNSVCSMLAARLVVGKNRLISQIQGEAAK, from the coding sequence ATGCAAATTGACCATAAAAAACTCCAATCTTATTTATTCCTAATTATATTAATTGTCGCGATTCTACTCGGCTCAATGACAGGATATTGGCTTGGGGATAAAGCAGTTGTTTTAAAACCACTGGGTGATATTTTTTTGAATTTAATGTTCACCGTAGTCGTTCCATTAGTGTTTTTCAGTATTTCTGCTGCCATTGCAAGTATGGGTGAATTAAAGCAAGTATGGAAGGTTATTTCCAATATGTTTCTGACCTTTATTTTCACCGGTATTGTGGCTGCGGCTTTCATGATTTTTGTTGTTAAGCTATTTCCGCCAGCGCAAGGTGTATTTTTAAAGCTGCCACAAACCACAACAACCACTGCGCAATTACCTAGTGTCGGAGAACAGATCGTCAACATCTTCACAGTTTCTGATTTTATGAAATTATTCTCACGAGAAAATATTTTGGCGCTCATCTTCTTTTCAGGTCTCGTCGGTTTAGCCACTACCACTTTGGGACGTAAAAGAAAACTTGTTAACCTATTTCTACAAGCCGGCACTGAAATTTCCATGAAAGCAGTTTCCTATGTTATGTATTATGCACCGATTGGTTTTTTTGCTTATTTTGCTGTGTTAGTTGGAGAACTAGGCCCAAAGTTATTAGAATCCTATTTTCGCGCGACTTTAATCTATTATTCTTCTGCACTCTTATATTTTATTGTGGGCTATTCTTTTTATGCTTACCTGGCTCTAAAAACCCGCGGTATTAAGATATTTTGGAAAAATTCATTAGTCCCAATTATGACCTCGCTTGCAACATGTAGCAGTGCCGCTAGCATTCCTGCTAATTTATATGCGGCTAGAACCATGGGAATTCCTAAAGAAGTTTTTGAGACAGTCATTCCGATTGGCGCCATTTTACATAAAGATGGTTCAACTTTGGGTGGGATTGTTAAAATCGCTTTTTTATTTGGTATTTTTCATATGAACTTTTCAGGACTGCCGATATTACTGACAGCTTTACTGGTGGGGTTATTAGTGGGAACAGTTATGGGTGCAATTCCAAGTGGCGGAATGGTTGCAGAAGTATTAATTCTTTCGCTTTATGGTTTTCCACCACAAGCTTTGATTGTTATCGCAGCGATCACTATTTTGATTGATCCACCGGCAACCATGCTGAATGTTTTAGGTAATAGTGTATGCAGCATGCTGGCAGCGCGTTTAGTTGTTGGAAAAAATAGGCTGATATCTCAAATACAAGGCGAGGCGGCGAAATAA
- the ligD gene encoding DNA ligase D, which translates to MPLKKYHAKRNFEKTPEPHGSRGKKAKSRSLIFVIQKHAASHLHYDLRLEMHGVLISWAVPKGPPLQPGEKHLAIQVEDHPFEYKDFEGVIPKGNYGAGKVIIWDKGTYESADNSIEDPNLYFSQALDKGHIVFILQGKKLSGEFALIRTKRGQKNNWLFIKTQNNTPHKKLKITDKSVVSGLTLEQIHDDSLQQEHFDLLATPKKPMPNTLSVMLATAVTQPIDQSGWLHEIKWDGYRIVAFLNQKQVKLHTRNHQDYTHHFATVATELAKLKLKAVFDGEMVVVDDTGRSRFQLMQKYQSEGVGHLIYYIFDVIWFNGYDLRQIPLIQRKLILSKILPKLEYVRLSEHVMENGTQFFKAAKTLHLEGIMAKKANSVYSEGKRTRSWLKIKSRPQQEAVICGYTAPRGSRKLLGALILGVYERGHLQYIGHTGTGFTEKIIKELKPRLDRLAQEQSPFERIPKTNSPVTWVKPQLVCEVAFHEWTAEGLLRQPAFLGLRTDKLARSVHRELPIPTVKLMPAQKYPSKQDTQSSKLTKSKSLTNRSSKEKLQSKSTFLSQNNEVIMKVNRHPLKLTHLNKVYWPKSGYTKRDLIEYYHSVAKFILPYLKNRLQVLHRFPEGVDEPGFYQKNIVHVPSWLHTVPIHSEGEQRKVHYLLCENEASLLYMVNLGCIDMNPWLSKYTSLAKPDFCVLDLDPYGIDFEAVVEVAHSIHKFLEHLKVNHYCKTSGATGLHIFIPLKGKYTFEHSRQFAELIFSYIHEKIPDITSLERMPKRRKGKVYLDFLQNRIGQTIAAPYSVRPRPDATVSTPLQWRELKPGLSPQQFTMETIHKRLAKEGDIWLPILKSGVNIKEVLKNLEG; encoded by the coding sequence GTGCCATTAAAAAAATACCATGCCAAAAGGAACTTTGAAAAAACTCCTGAACCCCATGGATCTCGTGGCAAAAAAGCCAAATCTCGTTCCTTAATTTTTGTCATACAAAAACATGCGGCATCACATCTACACTATGATTTACGCCTGGAAATGCATGGCGTCTTAATCAGCTGGGCAGTGCCTAAAGGTCCTCCACTCCAACCTGGTGAAAAACATCTGGCCATTCAAGTCGAAGATCATCCCTTTGAATATAAAGATTTCGAAGGCGTTATTCCTAAAGGCAATTACGGCGCTGGAAAAGTCATCATTTGGGATAAAGGCACCTATGAGTCTGCAGATAACTCTATAGAAGATCCCAATCTGTATTTCAGCCAAGCCTTGGACAAAGGCCATATCGTTTTTATTTTACAAGGAAAGAAATTATCCGGTGAATTCGCACTAATAAGGACAAAACGTGGTCAGAAAAACAATTGGCTATTTATCAAAACTCAAAATAATACGCCGCATAAAAAACTGAAAATAACAGATAAGTCTGTTGTCAGTGGTTTAACCTTGGAACAAATCCATGATGATTCTCTCCAACAAGAACACTTCGATTTATTAGCTACCCCTAAAAAACCTATGCCAAACACGCTGTCGGTTATGCTTGCCACTGCTGTCACTCAACCAATCGATCAATCCGGATGGTTGCATGAAATTAAATGGGATGGTTACCGAATCGTGGCATTTTTAAATCAAAAACAGGTTAAACTCCACACGCGCAACCATCAAGACTATACACACCATTTCGCCACAGTCGCCACTGAATTAGCCAAACTTAAGTTAAAAGCTGTATTTGATGGTGAAATGGTGGTGGTAGATGATACAGGCCGCTCTCGCTTTCAGCTGATGCAGAAATATCAATCTGAAGGTGTAGGCCACCTCATTTATTATATTTTCGATGTAATCTGGTTCAATGGGTATGATTTACGCCAAATTCCGTTAATCCAAAGAAAACTCATATTGTCAAAAATTCTCCCTAAGCTTGAATATGTGCGCCTGAGTGAGCATGTAATGGAAAATGGTACACAATTTTTTAAAGCAGCCAAAACACTCCACCTAGAGGGTATTATGGCCAAAAAAGCCAACAGCGTTTACTCTGAAGGCAAACGCACCCGTAGTTGGCTCAAAATTAAATCACGACCGCAGCAAGAAGCTGTTATCTGCGGTTACACAGCACCTCGCGGCAGCCGTAAATTATTAGGTGCTCTAATTTTGGGGGTTTATGAGCGAGGTCATCTTCAATACATTGGACATACCGGCACAGGCTTTACTGAAAAAATAATTAAAGAATTAAAACCGCGTCTGGATCGCTTGGCACAAGAGCAATCACCATTTGAACGCATACCCAAAACTAATTCTCCCGTCACTTGGGTAAAGCCCCAATTAGTATGCGAGGTCGCTTTCCACGAATGGACAGCGGAGGGGCTATTGCGACAACCCGCATTTTTAGGATTAAGAACGGATAAACTGGCGCGCTCGGTTCATCGCGAATTACCTATTCCTACTGTTAAACTGATGCCTGCCCAAAAGTACCCCTCTAAACAGGATACTCAATCATCCAAGCTAACCAAAAGCAAGAGCCTTACAAACAGAAGTTCTAAAGAAAAACTGCAGAGTAAGTCAACCTTTTTAAGTCAAAACAATGAAGTCATTATGAAGGTGAATCGACATCCATTAAAGCTGACACACTTAAACAAAGTCTATTGGCCTAAATCTGGATATACTAAAAGAGATTTAATTGAATACTATCATTCAGTCGCAAAATTCATTTTGCCTTATTTAAAAAACCGGTTGCAGGTATTACATCGCTTTCCTGAGGGAGTAGATGAGCCTGGCTTTTATCAAAAAAATATTGTGCATGTGCCCTCATGGCTGCATACAGTGCCTATTCACTCAGAAGGGGAGCAACGCAAAGTTCACTATTTGCTTTGCGAAAATGAGGCAAGCTTGCTTTACATGGTTAATTTAGGCTGCATTGATATGAATCCCTGGTTATCAAAATATACCTCTCTTGCGAAACCAGATTTTTGTGTCCTCGATTTAGATCCTTATGGAATCGACTTTGAGGCTGTGGTTGAAGTCGCTCATTCAATACATAAATTTTTAGAGCACTTGAAGGTCAATCACTATTGCAAAACTTCCGGCGCTACGGGGCTGCATATTTTCATACCCCTAAAAGGAAAATATACATTTGAACATTCTAGGCAATTTGCCGAACTGATTTTTTCCTATATCCATGAGAAAATTCCTGACATAACCAGCCTTGAGCGTATGCCTAAACGGCGTAAGGGTAAAGTGTACCTGGATTTTTTGCAAAACCGCATCGGTCAGACTATCGCCGCACCCTATTCTGTGCGTCCTCGGCCTGATGCGACGGTTTCAACTCCTCTTCAATGGAGAGAACTAAAGCCTGGATTGAGTCCGCAACAATTTACCATGGAAACCATTCATAAACGTTTGGCGAAAGAGGGAGATATTTGGTTACCTATATTGAAATCTGGAGTGAATATTAAAGAAGTTCTAAAAAATCTGGAGGGATAG